A single window of Xylocopilactobacillus apicola DNA harbors:
- a CDS encoding ABC transporter ATP-binding protein gives MQSLISSLKKYWFDITIAVLMISVAAFSALFQPTLMKDIFTAILKKDHYQMVQLSIGLILLAILGLVAGVINTIFAAKVAQNVAFDLRAAQYQKIQSFSFSNIESFTPGNLVVRMTNDIIQVQNLIMMFLQTIFRAPIIFFGALIFAILTIPQFWWIIAGVVVMIALVAAYAFFRMEKFFQIAQNLVDRVNGIVRESMMGIRVVKSFVEEESQMSKFKDTSDQLTKINVQTGSLFSFLIPLFFLFANLAITGSVFLVGNMVTTDPSLVARIATFTNYLFQLMIAIVMAGFTITFASRGLVSLKRIDEVLKTEPDLNYQKTNNQISDGSIEFDHVSFSYPDSDNLVLNDLSFKFESGETIGIIGATGAGKSTLAQLIARIYDPSKGSVKVGNLDLKETSEAELRKNVSLVLQKPILFSGTIADNLRQGKSNATLTEMKKAAEISQALEFIERLPKKFDSKVEERSANFSGGQKQRLSIARGVISDPKILILDDSTSALDAKSEKLVRDALASKLKTTTKLIIAEKISSVINAERILVLENGEVSAIGNHHELLQSSAVYQEIYRTQKGLQGEGQK, from the coding sequence TTGCAGTCATTAATTTCGAGTTTAAAAAAATATTGGTTTGATATTACTATAGCAGTTCTGATGATTTCAGTAGCTGCTTTTTCGGCTTTGTTTCAGCCGACGCTTATGAAAGATATCTTCACAGCTATTTTAAAAAAAGATCATTATCAGATGGTTCAGTTGAGCATCGGGCTGATTTTATTAGCAATTTTGGGCTTGGTTGCCGGAGTAATTAATACGATTTTTGCTGCTAAAGTTGCTCAAAACGTTGCTTTTGATCTTAGGGCTGCCCAGTATCAAAAAATTCAAAGTTTTTCTTTTAGTAACATTGAAAGTTTTACGCCAGGTAATTTAGTGGTTCGAATGACAAACGATATCATTCAAGTGCAAAACCTAATAATGATGTTTTTACAGACGATTTTTCGAGCACCGATTATTTTTTTTGGAGCACTGATATTTGCAATTTTAACAATTCCCCAGTTTTGGTGGATTATAGCGGGAGTGGTTGTCATGATTGCTTTAGTTGCTGCGTATGCTTTTTTTAGAATGGAAAAATTTTTTCAAATTGCTCAAAATCTGGTTGATCGGGTTAATGGGATTGTGCGTGAATCAATGATGGGAATTAGAGTAGTTAAATCGTTTGTTGAAGAAGAAAGCCAGATGAGCAAGTTTAAAGATACATCAGATCAACTTACAAAAATCAATGTGCAAACGGGTAGTTTGTTTTCTTTTTTAATTCCATTGTTTTTTCTATTCGCTAATCTAGCAATTACAGGTTCAGTTTTTTTGGTTGGAAACATGGTGACTACAGATCCAAGTTTGGTTGCACGGATTGCTACTTTTACGAATTATCTTTTCCAATTGATGATTGCGATTGTAATGGCAGGTTTTACGATTACTTTTGCGAGTCGAGGACTAGTATCACTGAAACGAATTGATGAAGTTTTAAAAACAGAACCTGATTTGAATTATCAAAAAACTAATAATCAAATATCCGACGGTTCAATTGAATTTGATCACGTTTCCTTTTCTTATCCAGATTCTGACAATTTGGTTTTAAATGATTTAAGTTTTAAATTCGAATCCGGTGAAACGATAGGTATAATAGGAGCAACGGGAGCGGGAAAATCTACTTTAGCCCAGTTAATTGCTCGAATTTATGATCCAAGCAAAGGTAGTGTTAAAGTTGGAAATTTGGATTTAAAAGAAACTAGTGAAGCTGAATTACGAAAAAACGTCTCTTTGGTCTTACAAAAGCCGATTCTCTTCTCTGGGACAATTGCCGATAACTTACGCCAAGGTAAAAGTAACGCAACACTGACTGAAATGAAAAAAGCAGCAGAAATTTCACAAGCCTTGGAGTTTATTGAACGACTTCCAAAAAAGTTCGATTCAAAGGTCGAAGAGCGCTCGGCCAATTTTTCTGGTGGCCAAAAGCAGCGTTTGTCAATAGCTCGCGGAGTTATTAGTGATCCTAAAATTTTAATTCTTGACGATTCCACTTCTGCTCTTGATGCAAAAAGTGAAAAGCTAGTCAGGGATGCTCTTGCTAGTAAGCTGAAGACGACAACAAAACTAATTATTGCCGAGAAGATTTCTTCAGTCATTAACGCTGAAAGAATTTTGGTTTTAGAAAATGGAGAAGTGAGTGCTATTGGCAATCATCATGAGTTATTACAAAGCAGCGCCGTCTATCAAGAAATTTATCGAACCCAAAAAGGTTTACAAGGAGAGGGACAAAAATGA
- a CDS encoding insulinase family protein, with protein MRTIRIKKGVDLYVNERDKFNTAIFQVDFVFPTDAHLFARLNLLSDLLKKHSAKFQMHQQIIDFLEEHYGAVLNVDYDFFGNYSTFSLMISFVHPSLLKDKSYRFSDLVSFIDDLIFNQNDRVTLLFDNEKKYCKNLLRDELTDPQTLVFYQALPRYISSTKLNSPLSGTFTQLNAADMNQVYDLWQNLIQTSAINIYYDGYSLSLEERKVINQFADRFFARNQVRPSSIYYLEKNKSQKMFYENRRTFRQHLFLQQYYLAENAKYRSGNYASWLVFNQIFGGDSESFLFQRIREDLHLSYEAFSHLSFGLNSFFVYATLNSLDFEIVDREIGQLFEAIQNQNYSQKSLDIAKKTLVNQLLYQNDGRFFDISQQKMKFIIPNYLSNAQLIKEIEAVNPDDLTLCVQNVQPGVKMWYEGMQ; from the coding sequence ATGAGAACAATAAGAATTAAAAAAGGCGTCGATCTTTATGTTAATGAACGAGATAAATTTAACACCGCAATATTTCAGGTCGATTTTGTTTTTCCGACTGATGCGCATTTGTTTGCCCGTCTAAATCTTTTGAGTGATCTTTTAAAGAAACATTCGGCCAAATTTCAGATGCATCAGCAAATTATTGATTTTTTGGAGGAACATTACGGAGCGGTCCTTAACGTTGATTATGATTTCTTTGGTAATTATTCTACTTTTTCTTTGATGATCAGCTTTGTTCATCCATCGCTGTTAAAAGATAAGTCGTACCGTTTTAGCGATCTGGTCTCATTTATAGATGATTTAATTTTCAATCAGAATGATCGGGTTACATTGCTATTTGATAATGAGAAAAAATATTGTAAAAATTTGTTAAGGGATGAATTAACTGATCCGCAAACTTTGGTTTTTTATCAAGCCTTGCCGCGTTATATTTCTTCAACTAAGCTAAATTCGCCCTTAAGTGGCACATTTACCCAGTTAAATGCTGCTGATATGAATCAAGTTTATGATCTTTGGCAAAATTTGATTCAAACCTCTGCCATTAACATTTATTACGATGGATATTCGCTTTCCTTAGAAGAAAGAAAAGTCATTAATCAGTTTGCTGATCGTTTTTTTGCGAGAAATCAGGTTAGGCCGTCGTCGATTTATTATTTGGAAAAAAATAAGTCTCAAAAAATGTTTTATGAAAATCGTCGAACTTTTAGACAGCACTTGTTTTTACAGCAATATTATTTAGCTGAGAATGCTAAGTATCGTAGTGGAAATTATGCATCGTGGCTGGTGTTTAACCAGATTTTTGGTGGCGATTCTGAATCTTTTTTATTTCAAAGAATTCGGGAGGACTTACATCTTTCTTACGAAGCATTTAGTCACCTTAGTTTTGGGCTAAACTCTTTCTTTGTTTATGCAACCCTAAATTCTTTAGATTTTGAGATTGTTGATCGTGAAATTGGCCAACTTTTTGAAGCAATTCAAAATCAGAATTATTCACAAAAGTCTTTAGATATTGCTAAAAAAACATTAGTGAATCAACTTTTGTATCAAAATGATGGAAGATTTTTTGATATTTCGCAGCAAAAAATGAAATTTATTATTCCGAATTATCTTTCAAATGCGCAGTTAATTAAGGAAATTGAGGCAGTTAATCCTGATGATTTAACTCTATGTGTCCAAAACGTTCAACCAGGTGTTAAAATGTGGTATGAGGGGATGCAGTAA
- the pgsA gene encoding CDP-diacylglycerol--glycerol-3-phosphate 3-phosphatidyltransferase — MNLPNKLTLFRIFLIPFYTVLLCLPSSGKVMFLGTEIEVLYLIATIIFVVASITDFLDGQIARRNNLVTNFGKFADPLADKLLVITAFIFLAVNKSIPTWGLAIIVWRELSVTGLRLLLANHGEVVAAALPGKIKTFSQMISIIFLNLNNVGFAAINFPFAQIMFYIALFFTVYSGIEYFYKNRGVFADSF; from the coding sequence ATGAATTTGCCTAATAAATTAACATTATTTCGAATTTTCTTGATTCCTTTTTATACAGTTTTACTTTGTCTTCCTTCATCAGGCAAAGTTATGTTTCTCGGTACTGAAATTGAAGTCTTGTATCTGATTGCGACGATTATCTTTGTGGTAGCTTCGATTACCGATTTCTTAGATGGGCAAATTGCAAGGAGAAATAACTTAGTAACTAATTTTGGAAAGTTCGCTGATCCTTTGGCTGACAAATTATTGGTGATTACTGCCTTTATTTTCTTGGCTGTAAACAAATCTATTCCTACTTGGGGGTTAGCAATTATTGTTTGGCGTGAGCTGTCAGTTACAGGGTTACGTCTTCTTCTTGCTAATCATGGGGAAGTTGTTGCAGCAGCATTACCTGGAAAAATTAAGACTTTCTCACAGATGATTTCAATTATTTTTCTGAATTTAAATAATGTTGGTTTTGCCGCTATTAATTTCCCATTTGCTCAAATTATGTTTTATATAGCACTATTTTTCACTGTTTATTCAGGAATTGAATATTTTTATAAGAATCGTGGCGTTTTTGCTGATTCTTTTTAA
- a CDS encoding glycosyltransferase family 2 protein — protein sequence MKQKLISIIIPCYNEALNISTYFNAMQEMFSQIPNDQVEYHHEYIFIDDGSKDNTLKEIDQLQSIDPTEVHYISFARNFGKEAAFLAGLEAAKGDYVAVMDVDLQDPPEMLPEMLNGINEEGYDVVGCRRVDRSGEPPIRSFFAQAFYKFINRISSTKIVEGARDYRLMTRQVVDAILQMPEYNRFSKGIFSWVGFKTKYLPYQNVTRNAGETHFTFSKLLRYSLDGIVDFSDLPLSLASFVGLLTFALSIVAMIFVIVRRLMFGDRVSGWASLVTIILFIGGLQLFCLGIVGKYIGRIYLETKRRPVYIIKKKK from the coding sequence ATGAAACAAAAATTAATTTCAATAATTATTCCTTGCTATAATGAAGCTCTTAATATTTCAACGTATTTTAATGCAATGCAGGAGATGTTCAGTCAGATTCCTAACGATCAAGTGGAATACCATCATGAATATATTTTTATTGACGACGGCTCTAAAGATAATACGTTAAAAGAAATTGATCAACTTCAATCGATTGATCCGACTGAAGTTCATTATATTTCTTTTGCTCGTAATTTTGGTAAAGAGGCTGCTTTCTTAGCAGGACTTGAGGCGGCTAAAGGTGATTATGTCGCAGTGATGGATGTAGATTTACAGGATCCGCCCGAGATGCTGCCGGAAATGCTTAATGGAATCAATGAAGAAGGATACGATGTGGTGGGTTGCAGGCGAGTTGATCGTAGCGGTGAACCTCCGATTAGATCTTTTTTTGCGCAAGCTTTTTATAAATTTATCAATCGGATTTCTAGTACTAAAATCGTTGAAGGTGCGCGGGATTATCGATTGATGACTAGGCAGGTAGTTGATGCAATTTTACAAATGCCCGAGTATAATCGGTTTTCAAAAGGTATTTTTAGTTGGGTGGGCTTTAAGACCAAGTATTTGCCGTATCAAAACGTTACTCGTAATGCGGGAGAAACACATTTTACTTTTAGTAAATTGCTCCGCTACTCGCTTGATGGAATTGTTGATTTTTCTGATTTACCGCTTTCTCTTGCCTCGTTTGTTGGCTTATTAACCTTTGCTCTGTCCATTGTAGCAATGATTTTTGTAATTGTTCGACGCTTAATGTTTGGAGATCGAGTGAGCGGGTGGGCTTCGTTAGTAACAATTATTTTGTTTATTGGGGGGTTGCAGCTGTTTTGTTTAGGGATAGTTGGCAAATATATTGGCCGCATTTATCTTGAGACTAAGCGTCGACCAGTTTACATTATCAAAAAGAAAAAATAA
- a CDS encoding M16 family metallopeptidase, giving the protein MDLISENKVSIERLANGLTVKLIEKPNFQVFNVQLIVGFGSSDSKVYKNEVFPGAAHLMEHLLFHKRDCEIDSLFSQLGIEINAYTTYNSTNFFYPFLNNQRGDFSQALVYLFKLVFDPYFTDELIKKETQIIESEIKITEDDTDSDLYTELLKKLFPKTPLSYDILGTTKTIKQSTVDLLEEIHHNFYRPENTVLYVCGPISLNRLLEIVNSIPLVTPKEQLVENSCYYYEPTLDCDLPPMNRLTKLVYGWSLPDLNLDYESSLIFSLFLENMLGKRSQFFHRMYNEGVINDDFYYEFMVEKNFTVIFFSCLTEFPTKIIQNTKETLHSIQISEEKFAITVKNFIGKYIQSFDSVEELGTLENDGKFHLEDAINSLKIVDRLTVERVKEVANKILNEAEFATAWKLIS; this is encoded by the coding sequence ATGGATTTAATCTCAGAAAATAAAGTTTCAATTGAAAGATTAGCTAACGGACTAACTGTAAAGCTGATTGAAAAACCCAATTTCCAGGTTTTTAACGTTCAATTAATTGTTGGTTTTGGTTCTAGTGATTCAAAAGTTTACAAAAATGAAGTGTTTCCCGGGGCCGCACATCTAATGGAGCATCTATTATTTCATAAAAGAGACTGTGAGATTGACTCCCTTTTTTCTCAGTTGGGAATTGAAATTAATGCTTATACTACTTATAACAGCACTAACTTCTTTTATCCGTTTTTAAATAATCAACGAGGTGATTTTTCTCAGGCTTTAGTCTATTTGTTCAAATTAGTTTTTGATCCGTATTTTACAGATGAATTAATTAAGAAAGAGACCCAAATCATCGAGTCTGAGATTAAAATAACAGAGGATGATACTGATTCTGATCTTTATACCGAGCTTTTAAAGAAATTGTTCCCGAAAACTCCACTTAGTTATGATATTTTAGGGACAACAAAGACTATTAAGCAATCAACAGTTGATTTATTGGAAGAAATTCATCATAATTTTTATCGGCCTGAGAATACAGTGCTTTACGTTTGTGGTCCTATTTCACTTAATCGGTTGTTAGAAATAGTAAATTCGATCCCGCTTGTGACTCCTAAAGAACAGTTAGTGGAAAATTCTTGTTATTATTACGAGCCAACGTTGGATTGTGATTTACCACCGATGAATCGCTTAACAAAATTAGTTTATGGGTGGTCATTACCCGATTTGAATTTGGATTATGAAAGTTCTTTAATTTTTTCCTTGTTTTTGGAAAATATGCTTGGAAAAAGGAGCCAATTTTTTCATCGAATGTACAATGAAGGAGTTATTAATGATGATTTTTATTATGAATTTATGGTAGAAAAAAATTTTACGGTGATTTTCTTTTCCTGTTTGACCGAATTTCCGACTAAAATTATTCAAAATACCAAAGAAACTCTGCATAGTATTCAAATTTCAGAAGAGAAGTTTGCTATTACGGTGAAGAATTTTATTGGCAAATACATTCAGTCTTTTGATTCAGTAGAGGAATTGGGAACTTTAGAAAATGATGGTAAATTCCATTTGGAAGATGCGATTAACTCTTTGAAAATTGTTGATCGACTTACAGTTGAACGGGTCAAGGAAGTTGCAAATAAAATTTTGAATGAAGCTGAATTTGCGACGGCTTGGAAATTAATTTCTTAA
- a CDS encoding helix-turn-helix domain-containing protein — MNNIGKVLRQARIDKGMTIDDLQKKTRIQKRYLIAIENGDFDQLPGQFYVRAFIKQYGEQVGVDTDPYFAQPKDVEPAEVEEYEEETPEKEEPTIASASPYLTRQQPRSRWHSLIPQILVIAAVVLVVFVVWFFYQRSNNSNISDKGKVTSSSVSKMHNAESKSSSTASSSAVSSSKKSSSSKSKPSKSSSSAKEEMKIEIKGQSDPNYTFAVTNLPKSENSLTLNATNGNSWDKVVVDGAALYTGVIQAGQSQTISIPDGAKNITVTLGATSNSEVKLNSQSVDLSNITSRGVSNLIFNLENSERDN, encoded by the coding sequence GTGAATAATATTGGAAAAGTTCTTCGGCAAGCACGAATCGATAAAGGAATGACGATCGATGACTTGCAAAAGAAGACAAGAATTCAAAAAAGATATCTGATTGCAATTGAAAACGGTGATTTTGATCAATTGCCAGGTCAATTTTACGTAAGAGCTTTTATTAAGCAATATGGAGAACAGGTTGGAGTTGATACTGACCCTTATTTTGCTCAGCCTAAGGATGTTGAGCCTGCTGAAGTAGAGGAATATGAGGAAGAGACCCCTGAAAAAGAGGAGCCAACAATCGCTTCAGCTAGTCCTTATTTAACAAGGCAACAACCTCGTAGTCGGTGGCATTCATTGATACCCCAAATCTTAGTGATTGCGGCAGTTGTTTTAGTTGTTTTTGTGGTTTGGTTTTTCTATCAACGTTCAAATAATTCTAACATTAGTGACAAAGGGAAAGTCACAAGTAGCTCTGTTTCTAAGATGCACAATGCCGAGTCTAAAAGTTCATCAACGGCAAGCTCTTCCGCGGTTAGTTCAAGCAAAAAAAGTAGCAGCTCTAAATCTAAACCTTCGAAGTCTTCTTCCAGTGCTAAAGAAGAGATGAAGATTGAAATTAAGGGGCAAAGCGATCCAAATTATACTTTTGCTGTGACTAACTTGCCAAAATCTGAGAACAGCTTGACGCTTAACGCAACTAACGGAAATTCATGGGACAAAGTAGTTGTCGATGGAGCTGCTTTATACACTGGTGTTATACAAGCTGGACAAAGTCAAACTATTTCAATTCCTGATGGTGCAAAAAATATTACCGTAACTTTAGGTGCTACTAGTAATTCTGAGGTTAAACTTAACAGTCAATCTGTTGATCTTTCGAATATTACGAGTAGGGGTGTTAGTAATTTGATTTTCAATCTGGAAAACTCAGAGAGAGATAATTAA
- a CDS encoding ABC transporter ATP-binding protein — translation MKELSASMKFFWSYFRHFLFPLILVIAFVLIGIFFEVQAPAYLGSAITSLTKYLSQFMNPATRSLANRHDFNHFLLKMMLFFIASAIAQFAATYIMIHISSRTNGEMRTSLFNKLMRLPIKYFDTHQDGEILARFTTDLDNIFNGLNQGIYQILNDLALWFGVIIMMFKSDVKLAWVTMATTPLALILALTVIKIASKYVDRQQEALSSLNGYINEQVTGQKLNIANSLQSKSIAGFNQHNQEVKDLTLKGTIYSSMLFPLMQGISLVNTSIVIFYGAYLVTSGQVTGAVGLGLIVTFVEYSSLYYQPIMDITSMYNMLQLAFTGSRRLLTIFKHKDEVNSANPKNYRPLKKEIEFKDVRFSYEPNKEIIHGLNQVIEKGQMVALVGPTGSGKTTVMNLLNRFYDLDTGQILYDGTNLREFSLKSLRRNVGIVLQDAVVFSGTIEDNIKFGQPDASDEQMYRAAELANIHNFIMSLPRKYKTRISNENLIFSTGQLQLVSIARTILTNPDLLVLDEATSNVDTVTEAHLQDAMNNVIKGRTSFVIAHRLKTIRNADNIMVLKNGVVIETGSHAQLLRENGFYAELYRNQMLFE, via the coding sequence ATGAAAGAACTTAGCGCCAGTATGAAATTTTTTTGGAGTTATTTTCGTCACTTTTTGTTTCCATTAATTTTGGTGATTGCTTTTGTTTTAATAGGAATTTTCTTTGAAGTCCAAGCACCAGCTTATTTGGGTTCGGCGATAACTTCTTTAACTAAATATCTTAGCCAATTTATGAACCCTGCCACCCGCAGCTTAGCTAATCGACATGATTTTAATCATTTCTTGTTGAAAATGATGTTGTTTTTCATTGCAAGCGCGATCGCTCAGTTTGCTGCTACTTATATCATGATTCATATCTCCAGTCGAACTAACGGCGAAATGAGGACTTCACTTTTTAACAAGTTGATGCGGCTGCCGATTAAATACTTTGATACACATCAAGATGGTGAAATCTTAGCTCGTTTTACGACAGATCTTGATAATATATTTAATGGCCTTAATCAAGGAATTTACCAAATTTTAAATGATCTTGCGCTTTGGTTTGGGGTTATCATAATGATGTTTAAAAGCGATGTTAAGTTAGCTTGGGTCACTATGGCGACGACCCCGCTTGCATTAATTTTGGCTCTGACAGTCATCAAGATTGCTAGTAAATATGTTGATCGTCAACAAGAGGCCTTGAGTAGTTTAAATGGATATATAAATGAACAAGTCACTGGTCAAAAATTAAATATTGCTAATTCGCTACAAAGTAAATCGATCGCAGGATTTAATCAACATAATCAAGAAGTTAAAGATTTAACTCTCAAAGGGACGATCTATTCTAGTATGTTATTTCCGCTGATGCAGGGAATATCTTTAGTGAACACTTCCATAGTTATTTTTTATGGCGCATATCTAGTCACCAGCGGGCAGGTTACTGGAGCTGTCGGGTTAGGTCTAATTGTTACTTTTGTTGAGTATTCCTCGCTGTATTATCAGCCGATCATGGATATAACCTCAATGTATAATATGTTGCAGTTGGCTTTTACCGGTTCTAGAAGACTTTTGACTATTTTTAAGCATAAGGATGAAGTTAATTCAGCTAACCCTAAAAACTATCGACCACTTAAAAAAGAAATTGAATTTAAAGATGTACGCTTTAGTTATGAACCAAATAAAGAGATAATCCATGGGCTCAATCAGGTGATTGAAAAAGGTCAAATGGTTGCCTTAGTTGGGCCGACGGGCTCTGGTAAAACTACAGTAATGAATTTATTGAATCGTTTCTATGATTTAGATACAGGCCAGATTTTGTATGACGGAACCAATTTGAGGGAATTTAGCTTGAAAAGCCTTCGGCGTAATGTTGGAATTGTTTTACAGGATGCAGTAGTTTTCTCTGGTACTATTGAAGATAATATAAAATTCGGTCAGCCCGATGCCAGCGATGAACAGATGTATAGAGCAGCAGAATTAGCTAATATTCACAATTTCATTATGTCTTTGCCTCGAAAATATAAAACAAGAATTTCTAATGAAAATTTAATTTTCTCCACAGGTCAACTGCAGTTGGTTTCGATTGCTCGGACAATCTTAACTAACCCAGATCTTTTAGTTTTGGATGAAGCGACGAGTAACGTCGATACGGTTACAGAGGCGCACCTTCAAGATGCAATGAATAACGTAATTAAGGGACGAACTAGTTTTGTGATTGCTCACCGTTTAAAAACAATTCGCAATGCTGATAATATTATGGTTTTGAAAAATGGGGTAGTAATCGAAACGGGTTCTCACGCGCAGTTACTACGGGAAAATGGCTTTTACGCTGAATTGTATCGTAATCAGATGTTGTTTGAATAA